From the Glycine max cultivar Williams 82 chromosome 11, Glycine_max_v4.0, whole genome shotgun sequence genome, the window CTATTATAACGAAACTACACGTTCATTGtactatataattaattaattaactcctcagctaattaatatattacctTCTTCATTCaacatattaaaatatcaataatagtTTTGTACGATAAAAGTTAGAgaaatcatttaataaataattataatttattcctttaaaaataataattataatttatacacaatatattaaatagtcataaatagtttaatatattatttaaaatttatataatgcattaattaatatattaaattactttagactttttaatatattatatataaaatttaattatttattaaatgatttttctaacttttattatacaaaactattattaatattttaatatgtttaaagcaaaagataaatgttagaaaaaataatgtgtttattttataatttctatacTTTCAGCCGTGATTAaggttcttatatttttatattcatgacaacgaattaattttttttaaaaacatgtgAATTTAATCACTTTTTTCCAGCAATTCAttatgtttttcaaattttacggGAAAtgtatttaaacattttttaaaaagtttgaagACTAAACTCCTCAGTATGAAAATACATAGATTATGCTAGactcaaaatatataaacattttattttatataactaaaatttataataaataaatactttcgaatgtataaattatattacaattaaaatttatagttgctaattttttaacatgtaagttatattttagattacaaataaataatttctattatgaagtagaattatttttaattattgataatttattttaagaaaatattaaaattcagtttaaaaataaagatgaaaaaaatagattGAATGAGATAAGATCAAGAAAAATCTTTAATGTGAGTGGTTTGGTGAATAAAAATTCTGAAAAAGTATTCTCATTAAAGATAAAgatgaattttataattaattttgtataactatttatttaatgtgaGTGGTTTGGTGAAAGGGTATTTGTGGAAAAAGCTAAGAAATTGGTATAGACTACACTATACGGTAATGTACACTGGGGAACAATCCACGCATACGCTCCTTGGCGGCATTTCGCGTCAACTGTGGTTTTggattttcttctctctcttttctttctctttctttgtttCCGTTGTTTTTTCTACCAACAAAAGGATCGAAAGCTCTGCATTCGGGACCGTTTTCTCGTTCACTTTCAGTTTCtgctacttctttttctttcaccattttttttctgCTTGCTTCATTGTTCAATAgcagaaaagaaaatagttcCCGCAAGATTTTTAGGTCTGTGCGTTTCCGAAATTCCGCGTTTCGTTTCTAGATAGATCCGCTAGCTCCTTTCTTCACATTTCTAGTCCTGCATTTATCGGAATTCGTTTTCGTTGGCGAATCTGTTGCATCTGTTGCATTTGTTGTTTATGGAGTTTTAGATGATTGACGCTCATTCATATTATATTAGATTGCGTATGAGTTTGGTGGTATtcggataatttttttttctttccttttgacaAACAAAATGTTTTGCTTCTTAATTTAttcgttttcttttttatcgtTAGTTTGGATAGTTTCATTCGTGTGTTTCTGTTTCTGTTACTGTGCTATTGCGATGCAATGAGGAAGACGATTGTGGTGCATTATGTTTATGATTGGATTTTGGAAAAGTTTCGTTATACTAGTTTGGATTTTACAGTCTTTGAATTAGTGCatagaattttatttaattgtatatTGCATCTGTTTCATCTCATAGTGTTTGGATTTATTACTTTGTTGGGTTTAGATTCCACTTAATTTCTGAAGGAATTCGCTGTGCAGGCTTTTGAGTCCTATTATGGCAAGTGATTCTCTTGTGATTTCCAATGGCAATGGCAATTCCAAGTCAGAGCCGCATCCGCAGAGGACTTACCAAGCAGTAGTGGTTGCAACCAGAGATATGGGCATTTCTAAGGATGAAAAACTGCCCTGGACATTACCCACTGATCTCAATTTTTTTGAGGAGATCACTACAACAACATCTGATCCGGGGAAGAAGAATGCCGTTGTGATGGGTAGGAAAACATGGGAGAGCATCCCTCCTGAGAATAGGCCGCTTCCTGGCCGCCTTAATGTTGTTCTGACTCGCTCGGGTAGCTTTGATATTGCAACAGCTGAGAACGTTCTTATATGTGGAAGTGTGTCTTCTGCTATGGAGCTGTTGGCTTCTTCTCCTTACTGCTTATCAATTGAGAAAGTATTTCTCACAGGAGGTGGAGAGATATTTaggtatatttatattttttgtaaccTTCCTGCTTTTTCTCTCTGCTTCTCTCCTTTTGTAATCCTGTTAAGCTCTTTCTCTGTTGTAGCTGATGATAATTTTCATGTACAGAGAGGCTCTTAATGCACCTGGATGTGAAGCTGCCCATATTACAGAAATTGAAGCAAGCATTGAGTGTGACACTTTTATGCCTCGAGTTAATACCTCTGTATTTCAGACATGGTATTCATCATTCCCTTTGGTGGAAGACAACCTCCGCTATTCTTTCACCACTTATGTGCGTGTAAGGAGTTTTCCACCAGAGTCCCCGGATCAGAATGCTGATCCATTTTTTGATAATAATTCAGACGCTTTGAAATTTGAGGTcaagaaattttcttttcttccgaaaATGGTTTATGAGAGACATGAGGAGTTTAAGTATCTTAGGTTGGTTCAAGAAATCATTTCTGAAGGTACAACTAAGGATGATAGGACAGGGACCGGTACCTTGTCGAAATTTGGCTGCCAGGTAACATTTTGATTAGTCTGTTGAGGAGTTGCTATGATTTATATGCTTACTTTGTCTTCTATAATTCCACAGATGAGGTTTAATCTGCGCAGAAACTTTCCTCTTCTAACAACAAAGGTATGTATGAATTTCGGTTTTGGATTCGTATATACTACTGCATAGTAATTTCTTATTTGTGTGCTACTTATCTGATGtaattgttgtttgtgtttgttacTTTGAATGTTTATTGGAGAAGACTGAAGAATATCTTTTGTACATCTTGATATAAAAGTTGACATGATTTACTCATTTGGTTTCTAGAAAGTATTTTGGCGGGGGGTTATTGAAGAGCTTCTTTGGTTTATCAGTGGCTCAACAAGTGCCAAGGTAATGATATCTGTAATCAATCTTTTCCACACACAGACATGCGCACATGACCTTTTCTAGTTAGGTTACAATTCACAAACTAGCTAGCATGAGCTAAATATTGGGGAACTTTAGGTTGGTGTACTTGATATTTTTCTAGTTTGGGGTAGAATATGGGTAGAAGCTTTGGAGTCTCCAACCAAACTCACTATTcccaatattattttgttttcaaatttttaatcaaCTTATAAATTGTTGTTGATCAAAACTATATAATATGATTGGATTGTTATTAATCTATGCACAagtgaataaaatattaatacctTCTATGCTCGATGTTTTATTGGTTAAGAACGTAAAGATACAAAAGAAACAATATATGTGTCATCTGCTTCACAAGATCAAGAAGAGTTTTTTGAAGTTCTTCTGAGTTCTTTAGTGAAATAGTAAAAAGCCAGGCTTAAGAAGCTCTGAACTCATATCTGTTACTGGATTCAAGAATTTATAGGCTGGGCTGATTACATAAGTTGACTCTAATTTTGATATTAGATCCTGATGATCCTTATGGAGATGTTCATGTAATTGACTTTATTGTATatactgattttttttagtttatttgcaATTGGTATAAAACGGTTTCATGATGGCATTGGTTAGCGCATGTTGCATTATTTATACTCTAAAAAGTGCCTCTGGACCGAAATTCAATTACTGCATTACATGTAGTTTTTGTTGTTGATTCACAAGAATGTCTTACTGGTTCATTAGATATTactataatgaattttattctgGAAACATGTTATATTGACAGGTGCTGCAGGAAAAAGGCATTCATATATGGGATGGCAATGCATCCAGAGAGTACCTTGATAGGCAAGCATGACCATCTACTAATTTGTATTAATtgcaaattttttcttttctatgcaGTTATTAACTGGatttagtatttatatacaGCATTGGTTTGACAGACAGGGAGGAGGGTGACTTAGGACCTGTTTATGGGTTTCAGTGGAGGCACTTTGGAGCCAAGTAAGTGGATGTGCCTTTATCTTTGTAAGTCATTAGGCTGCATTTTGTAGGATTGCTTAGTTCtgtatttctcatctacatttTACAGGTATACTGACATGCATGCTGACTACTCCGGCCAAGGATTTGATCAGCTTTTAGATGTTATTAACAAGATAAAGCACAATCCTGATGATCGAAGGATCATTCTCTCTGCTTGGAATCCATCTGATCTTAAGTTGATGGCACTTCCACCCTGCCACATGTTTGCACAAGTCCGCAGCTATATTTGGGTTTCTCTTTGGAAgaactctctttttctctcatgaaATTTTGTTGACttccttttattgttttttttttcctgcagtTCTATGTAGCAAATGGGGAGCTATCATGTCAAATGTATCAGCGATCTGCCGACATGGGCCTGGGTGTCCCATTTAATATTGCATCTTATGCGCTCCTGACATGCATGATTGCTCATGTTTGTGGTATGCAAATTATGCCAGCTTTCGCTAGACTTAAATTTGTATTGAGACGCACATGCCATCTTAAATCCTACTTTCATGGGTTCGATAGAGTTTTCTCATTGTTTGATTGTAGATGGATCTAAGCTAATTAATAGGCCGTGATTCACAAagattttatattatgattCGCATATTTTTTGTGCGGAAGGACAAAATGGTCCTTTTAGATGCCAATTATCAGACTTGCTCAGAAATTAGAATTcactatgtaaaaaaataaaataaaattatagtttgGAAAATTTATCGGAATGTTTTTGTTTCGCTATTGAAGTTTGGATTTGGGCGGGTTCAGAAGTTTATAGGTTGATAGTCTTACCGTAGAGAAATACAGCTTTTATATAAAAGGAAAATTGACATTAGATATCGGACTGATCCATCCATCTGCCATATCCTGTTCTTGTCAGACCTTGTTCCGGGTGATTTTATCCATGTTATCGGGGATGCACATGTTTACCGCAATCATGTGAGACCCTTGCAGGAACAGCTCCAGAACCAACCAAAACCTTTTCCGGTATGTGTAAATGTTTTAAGGATTTTATTTGCTTTAACGTAGATGCCCACAGATATATACCATTATGCGTTCGTATAAATTGCCTAAATTTCTATTTAGATTTTGAAGATAAACCCAAAGAAGAAAGATATAGATTCTTTTGTGGCTTCTGATTTCAAGCTCATAGGATATGTTCCTCACCAGAAGATAGAAATGAAGATGGCTGTTTAGGAATCTTCCGAGATTCTCAGTTCCTTCAGACTGATATGCTTTCTGAAATGAGgcaagtaaaatatatttattttttatttttccatgattttatttatgtaatggAGATTTGTTTTATCTTGTTGAGACTTGTCACCTGGCCAGTATGGCAAACCGAAAAATAGGTGTTTAGGATTCATTTTGATCTAGTTTTGACTAGCTCAATTTTCTGAATTTTAAGGCACACACTTAAAATACGTTATTAATGTCTCAGTTTTTTAGCAAATTTTATATTGAGAATGCAAAGGCAGTACactgtacattttttttaaggtcTAGGCACTTGTTTGTGTTTCGATATTTTGCTCATCATACTGAAACATGGTATTGTCGTTTTTTCAGGCCTAAATCACAGGACATATACGATAAATTTAtggacaaataaaataatacttgctGGACATACTTCAAGCTTTGCATATGTTACTATAATATTGGGAATCCTTTGGGTCCACATCACATGTATCGTGGCTCTAAAGTGATTTAggttattttcatttcttttccaTGTAGACGTTCTGGTATACTTTTGAGGGATCAGCGACTTACGTTTTAAGATTAAAGATGTCTTGTCTTGTGTTGGCAATTTTATTGAGAGAAAGGAGGGAAAATGCTAATTCACTATTCGGATGTTGCATTGCTATATCTTTTTTCTGGCTATGTTTCATCGTTTTATAACTGTTCGTTGCTTCTGTATATGTTGTCCTTGCCAATTTTCGGTTCTGATTTGGAGAGATCAGCGCGGAAACAAGGGATGAAtggattaaaaaatagttataattaaaatatgtaataaataattatttttaataaagaaattatattttagatttacaatgaataatttataatgtattacaaaaacatatatttaattattgatctttttaaaaaataaaatttaatttagaaataaagatgaaaaatacattaaaaaaaataagagattaaaaaaaatgtccagcggaaaataaaagaagagtggtttgaaataatccaaaaatatttttttcaactaatactaaattaaaattgagaatGATAGAATTGGTTTAAAAACTTAATAACATTGATtgcttttattaatttaaattctccTGGGAAGTTGTTTTCGTTGTTGAACCAacctctttatttttaatttaaaattacctttttttgtttttgaattttggcTTTTTTAGTATTTGACAACTAACACTTTATAATAGTTTTCAGTTGTCATaaactaagttttattttttagttgcttgaatttgttttttaaaattattataaagtgTTAAAAAATGTCATGAAATGCTAAAAGTTAtcataaaatgttaatttattatattaggaattaaaaaaataatttattaaaatttatggactaaaaaaatgtttttaaattcaaaaactaaaaagaaacacATCTTCCAAATTCAGACCGAAACATTCCTcctttttagttatattttctAATCGTTTTCGATATTTCTTCaccttaaaaaataatcaccACCTATTGATTCCAGTCTAGGATACCCTTGATATGTTTACTGAGATTAGTAATGAAAAGCACATTTCTTGTCatctttatgttttcttttctttttttttttccttttatttaaagtgtaacatcataaaatattaacattaacaATTACTTCCATTTATTCATATCTattattttgaaagttttttttttttgttttaaaagtcttagataacaaatttatattttccaaATTAGGCATTTATCTTCTTTTCACTTATGAAAGAGAAATAATAacgtaaaaaaatgttaagagtGATAAATAACACAGATTGAagatatattaagaaaaaacagcaaaaaatttagtagaaagaatattaattacatttctTAATTCATGTATTATAATCTTAgattaaacaaatgaaaaggaagagagagaatatttttgaagagaattttttttgtcagtaaagtttctttttatttcatagATATGAGCACGGATCAAAATTTATCTCTCGACTGTGTCAaacttaaaagaattttttttaattaactagaGAGCAAAATATGGGACAGAAGAGTTCAATCCTTAGAATACCGTGTTTATGGTGACACTAACccttcttcattttcaaaacTCTCTGTGGACTCAAAACATTATTCAATGGAGAGAGCTGCTTTGTTCTTTTCATGATTTGGTCTCTTATCCACAAGGAGCTCCATGAGGCTTTCCAGTGCATTCTTCAAAAACTGCTCCCCCACCTCCGCAGGAGTCACAATGGTCGTCTTTAGTAATGTCTCAACTTCAACAAAAAGAGGGTGCTCTCTTCTGTGATCCCAAGGTAATTAGAACCCACATGCGATGCAGTAAGTCATGTCGCGCAACAGAGCAGGGTCCAATTTGTTCTTGTGATTGGTCCTGAACACTATGATCCTCTCATTCCCACAACTAGACCACACAACCCATCAATGAAATTCAGGAACCCCGATAACGTCACCGGCAAGAAACACAAACAACGGTGGTTTCTTCGTTGCGCTCCACGAGGAGGGAGGGACGCGTGGCGCGGAAGCGTTTTGTGTCCGGGGAGGCGTGGGGTTTGAGGTAGAGCTGCGCGGCGGTGAAGAGGGGATTTGGCGTGAGCTCGTGGAACTCCTCGATGACGAGGGTTCGGAGGAGAATGAGGAGAAAAGTTTCGAGAGTTTGCAGCGGAGGTAGTGGTGGAGCTCCGGCGAGACGTAGTCGCGGAAGAGGGAACGGAGGAGCATCACGGTGGCTGCCGTGGAGACGACGGTTTGGAGTTTGGGAGTCATCATTGGACCGGGCCGGGCTGCTTGCAACGGACAGGAAAAAAGAGTGATCAATTCATGTAATTTTGAAAGTTGATTTGATGGCAGGGTTTAGAGTTTACTGCAAATTTAAGTGAATgggttagttttaaaaaataaaaataggtaagttttgaaaatattattgccTATAGACAAACAAcacttcatataaaaaagtCATGTTCTAAAATATGACTTTAGaatgttgaattttttaaaaatcataaaaaataaaattatattttaaatcataatttcaagtattttttatattttttaataaacttataGAAGTTGTTTTAGTAGAAATGACtttagtatttaaaaataataataataaggtttTGTTTGTTCTGGATCACGATTTCaagagtttaatattttttaataagactATAGAAACgactttattgttttttttatttgaaatatgaaagtgatgtttattatttatataataggtATTGGTGTTGTGTAAAATAgtgtgtaatattttattttttccatacttaattagttaatttttaaattaaagatcTTCACTTTCCCACAGTCGTAGCCGCAGCCCGTTCCTATTCTGCagctcttcttttcttctccaaCTTTTTTTCTCCGCAGCCATTGAAGGTACAAAGCAAGTCTAACTCGACGTCACATTAGTCTCTCTCCTTCTCCAACTCTCTACTCCTCAAGTACATTTTAGAGCATTGACATTCATGTTGTAGACCTGTTTTTGGAACATGCTTTCTGTAAGGGAATAAATTTGCTTACAAAATGACAATTTCAAAAGGAAAAGTCTAATGAAACACCTTTTCAATAGGCAAAATTAGTGTTATCCAGAGCGACCATTCTGGAAGATACAAAATGTATTTTTGGATTGTATTTTTTGCTTCAGGAATGGTCCTTCTGGAATGGACCTTCCATAAGCCAAAAATGTACTTTCTGGAGATCAGAGTTATTGCTTCCAGAATGGATTTTTTGTAAGCCCAATACTAATTTCTAGAACCCCTTTctgaaatatataaaacacaCTTTTGGAAAAGGATGTTTTGGATTTACAAATTTGCTTTCGGAATAATCGTTCCTTAGGCTGAAGTACTTTTGGAACAACCATTCTGAAAGTTTTTTGGGCTTACGGAAAGgccatttcaaaagctttttttGCTTATCGAAAACTCATTCTAAAAGGTTTCTTTGCTTATGGAAAGActatttcagaaaatattttttggttacaAAAGCATTTTGGAATGTGACCCCATCCACATCGAAAACTTCCGCCACTAGAACCCATCCCCATCCCCACCATACCCCAGCCCCAACCCCACTAAAAACCAACCAAACCCCACCAAAACCTAAAACCCTCACCAGAAAAGAAGAAGCTTACCTTCGATGACCAAAAAGGAAGGAACAAGGATCTATGGCTTCGAGACAAAGTGTGACCCCATCCACATCGAGGGTGAATTGGGGAAGGTGGTGCTAATTCattaaggaaaataatataatttcaaaCTAAATAGGGGGAACAAGATACATTCGTAGGAGTAAAGGATTCTATTCCCAACCAAGTGTTAGTGTTGGGCTGTCTTTCGTACCCTTGGGCCTTCGGCTTTTATGCTGTTTTATTCGATTATTACCTTTAGGCCTTTTTTTGGGGGGGTTAGATACTAGATTTAGGGACTGCACGCTGCTTGGGTCCACTTTTGgaattttttgtcaaaataaatCAAGCTTAATTGAGATTAGTTTCTATATTAactcatttgatttttattataaatgtaaCTTCTGttctaattcaatttcaatgggaaaaaacaatttatatcatatttaattcaactactattaaaaaagataaattgtattgtggttgatttaatttagtttttttccactaaatttaatttcaattaattaataataatttataagctAACTTTGAAAAGATAGATACATAAATAAGAATGagtgataaatataataaaaataattagtagaCCTCATAACTTTAAATTTCTCTGCTCTCTGATTTTTTCCTTAATCAAACACACCAACCATGACTTCGTCCCTATTTAAAACACGTGATaatttttatcttgcattataTTGTCTTGTTAGTTGGGGTCACACTAGTGAGAAAAAATGATTAAGTAACCAACAAATATCTCACTTGAGTCTGTGTACTTAGGAATTCAGCACGACTTAGTCAAGGTCAcgaaatgaatattttattcacAGAACATGAAAGTAAAGCATCAAGAGATATCACGTTGGTAGatataaatcatataataaaattacacaacaatttatgtaatattattttttctatttatttctaTTGCACTACTTCACATTTTTTACcccttatttttataatatattatatatatttcatgttttctttctttctttcttttataatgTCAAAAcactcaataaaataataaatatttaactggagatatatataatatatattcactcattttttcacaaattttccAATCAAGtcgaaaaaaatataaaaagaaaaaacaagcaAGAGGGAGAAACAACGGAGAACTTGTAAAAGTGCTTGCAAATAGGAAATAGCAAGATTCGAACTCAGATGTTTGGTAAAAAGTTCCGCTTAAGCTCCTAGAGAtagcttcttcttctgcttcttcttttcttctaaaagctccttttctaattatttcttaaaaaaaacttaaaatactcaTTTGTTCCTATAGTTTTattattcttacttttttaatccatataatttgatttggtcctatagttttattatttttacttttttaatccatataatttgaaagtgatctttttattccttatagtttatattttaattctcttttaatttcctgtaattttaaaaatggtctttttaattcctataatttcattgcttcttgtttttttagtcctcaaattataggaattaaaatagcaagaattaaaaagaacaattttaaactacagaaattaaaagagaattaaaatataaattatatgaattaaaaaatcactttcaaactataaaaactaaaaagataagaatcatgaaactataagaataaatgagtaatttaacttaaaaatatttatataaaaaagtgttTGACCCAACTTATCCTTAGAGAAAAAACTCAATAAAAGCTGGCCAAACACACCTTTATTATATGAATGCAAATTCCCAAGCCCGAATGCTAAGGGGGCTAATAAGTActgttttttcatttatttatttgtagaatTAAAAAGGGGCTAATAAGTActgttttttcatttatttatttgtagaatTAAAAAGAGCGGCACATAATGCAAAAGCAGAGTATGCATTGCTAGTCACAGTGCCACATGATAGAGATTGGCATATTGAGCTTCTGCAAAAAAATCCATCTCCCAATAGGCAATTATATTCgatattcaaattctttatccttttattttttctatcctTGAAACTTATTTGCTCAATagacttttagaaaaatataattttatctgacaacaaattattttttaatcactatttttttgttcaatagttatttttaccaaaacaaaaaattgtggAAATAAAACTTATGCTTCAAGGCAAATAGCCAAATAGGGACAAGCTCGTCCAGTTTCCCGGACGAGACAGTAAATTATAGTGAAAATGCTTTCTgtgcttatttttattttattgtctatgattttgaaattgaaagtgTATTTGGTAAGAAGTTTTAGGGTATGTTTGAGTATCTGGTGGTAACTCCAAATGACGTTTCGTGAATGGATCAAAGGGGTATTTTTTGCATTCGTTCGTTAGATACATTTCAGAAAACGTATccttacaaattaaacaaaatccaAACATACACCTAGTagtgtattaattaattattgtataaCTTATTAGAGCATTTCCCATAGGTGaaatttaaacaatttaaagttatttatctTATGTTAATTGATTCTTTTAATGTTACAtagttaaataactcatatgttgttttaataatataattttaaataattattaaattattctcTTAAATGATCTTtgggaaaaaatattatttttttactcacAAATACAAACCATCATTAATTATGTAACAAACTGAAACTTAATCTTAAAGAATTTAACATAACACATAAATCATctccaataataaaaaattaagcaataatatttaaaaataaataactcatCAAACAACCCAAATACATTACAAATACTCTTAACCAATTTCATTGGTTTTTTTATCATACTCTAAATTACGCGTAACCACTTATTAACATTAACGACACTGTTATTATcatcatatatcattttttatctctcttttcatttttcatcacATAATTTGACACATTTATTACTTTCTCTTGTCTCTTCTCAGTTGATTTCTTGCATCTCGAAAATGAAGTGTatgtttcattttctctctctaaataAACCACATCCACATGGCAACTTTGGCATCaaatattttccttaaaaaaatacacaaatatattcttaaaaatttaaatgcataTTATTAATCTAAACCAGAGAATAGCATCTGTTATGTCTTGTGTCTCCGGGAAGTCCCCTCAGCTGCATGCTATTCTAACATGTAAAGAATCAGAATACCTCGACGATGACATAACATAGATTAGACAATACTCAAATTGCACCCTTGTTCACACTACAATTCAGAAACCCATtgatagattttttattttacttttttaaatactttatttacacgctttttatacaaaagatatattttttc encodes:
- the LOC100786311 gene encoding bifunctional dihydrofolate reductase-thymidylate synthase, which encodes MASDSLVISNGNGNSKSEPHPQRTYQAVVVATRDMGISKDEKLPWTLPTDLNFFEEITTTTSDPGKKNAVVMGRKTWESIPPENRPLPGRLNVVLTRSGSFDIATAENVLICGSVSSAMELLASSPYCLSIEKVFLTGGGEIFREALNAPGCEAAHITEIEASIECDTFMPRVNTSVFQTWYSSFPLVEDNLRYSFTTYVRVRSFPPESPDQNADPFFDNNSDALKFEVKKFSFLPKMVYERHEEFKYLRLVQEIISEGTTKDDRTGTGTLSKFGCQMRFNLRRNFPLLTTKKVFWRGVIEELLWFISGSTSAKVLQEKGIHIWDGNASREYLDSIGLTDREEGDLGPVYGFQWRHFGAKYTDMHADYSGQGFDQLLDVINKIKHNPDDRRIILSAWNPSDLKLMALPPCHMFAQFYVANGELSCQMYQRSADMGLGVPFNIASYALLTCMIAHVCDLVPGDFIHVIGDAHVYRNHVRPLQEQLQNQPKPFPILKINPKKKDIDSFVASDFKLIGYVPHQKIEMKMAV